One region of Vigna angularis cultivar LongXiaoDou No.4 chromosome 10, ASM1680809v1, whole genome shotgun sequence genomic DNA includes:
- the LOC108320922 gene encoding TOM1-like protein 1, which produces MSDNLMEKVNALGERLKIGGVEVGRKMSEGMSSMSFKVREFFQGPNQADKLVEDATSEALDEPDWALNLDLCDLINTDKLSSVELIRGIKKRIMVKSPRVQYLALVLLETCVKNCEKAFSEVAAERVLDEMVRLIDDPQTVVNNRNKALMMIEAWGESTGELRYLPVFEETYKSLKSRGIRFPGRDNESLAPIFTPPRSVSATEVDVSLQQQFEHDVPGQFEHDVPVQSFSPEQTKEAFDVARNSIELLSTVLSSSPQQDALQDDLTSTLVQQCRRSQTTVQRIVETAGDNEALLFEALNVNDEIEKVLTKYEELKQPAAAPLQPEPAMIPVAVEPDESPRHIKEDALIRKPAGSRTPQGGSNDDMMDDLDEMIFGKKSGEASDGGHDTKKQQSSKDDLFSF; this is translated from the exons ATGAGCGATAATCTGATGGAAAAAGTGAATGCTTTGGGGGAGCGTCTGAAAATCGGAGGAGTGGAAGTGGGTCGAAAGATGAGTGAGGGAATGAGTTCGATGAGCTTCAAGGTCAGAGAGTTCTTCCAGGGCCCGAATCAGGCCGACAAGCTGGTGGAGGACGCCACTTCGGAGGCCCTAGACGAGCCCGATTGGGCCCTCAACCTCGATCTCTGCGACCTCATCAACACCGACAAGCTCTCCAGCGTAGAGCTCATAAGGGGAATCAAGAAGAGGATCATGGTGAAAAGCCCTAGGGTTCAGTACCTCGCCCTCGTCCTCCTCGAAACCTGCGTCAAAAACTGCGAGAAGGCCTTCTCCGAGGTCGCCGCCGAGCGTGTTCTCGACGAGATGGTCAGACTCATCGACGACCCCCAGACGGTCGTCAACAACCGGAACAAGGCCTTGATGATGATCGAAGCCTGGGGTGAGTCAACCGGCGAGTTGCGATATCTCCCCGTCTTTGAAGAAACTTACAAG AGTCTGAAATCGAGGGGTATAAGGTTTCCTGGTCGTGACAATGAAAGCTTGGCTCCTATATTCACTCCGCCTCGTTCAGTTTCTGCTACGGAGGTTGATGTCAGTCTTCAACAGCAGTTTGAGCATGATGTTCCTGGGCAGTTTGAGCATGATGTTCCTGTTCAGAGTTTTTCTCCTGAACAGACTAAGGAAGCCTTTGATGTTGCGAGAAATAGCATTGAGCTTCTTTCCACTGTGTTGTCGTCTTCGCCGCAACAGGATGCTTTACAG GATGATTTGACCTCCACACTTGTACAGCAGTGTCGTCGGTCACAAACTACTGTGCAGAGAATTGTTGAAACTGCTGGGGATAATGAAGCACTGCTTTTTGAGGCCTTGAACGTTAACGATGAGATTGAGAAGGTTCTGACCAAGTACGAAGAGTTGAAGCAGCCTGCAGCTGCTCCACTTCAGCCTGAACCAGCCATGATACCAGTTGCTGTGGAGCCAGACGAATCACCACGCCATATTAAAGAAGATGCCTTGATTAGAAAGCCCGCTGGATCAAGAACACCCCAGGGAGGGAGCAACGATGACATGATGGATGATCTTGATGAGATGATTTTTGGGAAAAAAAGTGGTGAAGCATCAGATGGGGGACACGATACAAAGAAACAGCAATCATCGAAAGATGATCTCTTCTCTTTCTGA